The following are encoded in a window of Caldicellulosiruptor danielii genomic DNA:
- a CDS encoding NAD(P)/FAD-dependent oxidoreductase, giving the protein MSRIYDVAVIGAGVVGMSILRELTRYRLKVCCLERMEDVAEGASKANSGIVHAGYDPIEGTKKARFNVEGNNIFADVCNELDVEYKMIGSLVVAFDDHEINVLEELLQRGKRNGVKGLEIKGQEWVFANEPNLSRNIKAALFAPYSGITNPYKLTIALFENAIQNGADVIFDFEVCKIEKDGNYFVVHSADGRFVKSRLLINCAGVHADEISKMAGSKLFKIYPRRGQYYILDKPEKMPVARVIFQVPTEKGKGILVTPTVDGNVLVGPNSEYIDSKDDTATTQEGLDEVFEKARRVMPSLSKRDVITIFSGIRATPDTHDFIIEEDENIKNFINVAGIESPGLTSSVAIGRYIAELVSDKLNAKINLNFNPYREDIKRFSELSDGEREKMIKLYPSFGNIVCRCELVSEYEIVEAIRRGARTIDSVKRRTRAGMGRCQGGFCLPRVMDILSRELKIDKTHITKFGKNSYILTEKRWED; this is encoded by the coding sequence ATGAGCAGAATTTATGATGTTGCTGTAATAGGAGCAGGAGTTGTCGGCATGTCAATTTTAAGAGAGCTAACACGTTACAGATTGAAAGTATGCTGCCTCGAAAGAATGGAAGATGTTGCAGAAGGTGCGTCCAAAGCAAACTCTGGAATAGTGCACGCAGGTTATGACCCAATTGAGGGAACCAAAAAGGCAAGATTCAATGTTGAGGGCAACAATATATTTGCAGATGTTTGCAATGAACTTGATGTTGAATATAAAATGATTGGTTCGCTTGTGGTTGCATTTGATGACCATGAGATAAATGTGTTGGAAGAACTTTTACAAAGAGGGAAGAGAAATGGCGTTAAAGGACTTGAGATAAAAGGTCAAGAGTGGGTTTTTGCAAACGAGCCGAACTTGAGCAGAAACATAAAAGCAGCTCTTTTTGCTCCATACTCTGGAATTACAAATCCGTATAAATTAACAATTGCACTTTTTGAAAATGCTATTCAAAATGGAGCAGATGTAATATTTGACTTTGAAGTTTGCAAGATAGAAAAAGATGGAAACTATTTTGTGGTTCATTCAGCCGACGGTCGCTTTGTAAAAAGCAGGCTTTTAATAAACTGTGCAGGAGTACATGCAGATGAAATAAGTAAAATGGCAGGTTCAAAGCTCTTTAAAATATATCCGAGGCGGGGACAGTACTACATCTTAGATAAACCAGAGAAAATGCCGGTTGCCAGAGTCATTTTTCAGGTACCCACAGAAAAAGGGAAAGGAATTTTAGTAACCCCGACTGTAGATGGAAATGTACTTGTTGGGCCAAACTCTGAGTATATTGACAGCAAGGATGACACAGCAACAACCCAAGAAGGGCTTGATGAGGTGTTTGAAAAGGCAAGAAGAGTTATGCCAAGCCTGAGTAAGAGAGATGTAATAACAATTTTTTCGGGAATCAGAGCAACACCGGATACTCATGACTTTATCATTGAAGAAGACGAAAATATCAAAAACTTCATAAACGTTGCGGGGATTGAATCACCTGGTCTTACCTCATCAGTGGCAATAGGAAGGTATATTGCTGAACTGGTTAGCGATAAGCTAAATGCAAAGATAAATCTTAATTTTAATCCTTATAGAGAAGATATAAAAAGGTTTTCAGAGCTTTCTGATGGAGAAAGAGAAAAAATGATAAAGCTTTACCCGAGCTTTGGAAACATTGTGTGCAGGTGTGAGCTTGTGTCTGAATATGAGATAGTTGAGGCAATAAGAAGAGGTGCAAGGACCATAGATAGCGTCAAAAGAAGAACAAGAGCTGGGATGGGAAGGTGCCAGGGTGGTTTTTGCCTACCTCGTGTGATGGATATACTTTCAAGGGAGCTAAAAATTGACAAAACTCATATAACAAAGTTTGGGAAAAACTCTTATATTCTGACCGAGAAAAGGTGGGAAGATTGA